In the genome of Vicia villosa cultivar HV-30 ecotype Madison, WI linkage group LG7, Vvil1.0, whole genome shotgun sequence, one region contains:
- the LOC131619263 gene encoding uncharacterized protein LOC131619263, whose product MRGGLRQRPDGWTVVRRHQGGRKMYPWDSFPPSFNLKRGREENVVSFYFSALTDRYTAKEFFELFGCIGEVVEVSISPRRNKFGKKFGFARFVEVEDARLLVVKLDNVIVKGKKIHANIPRFDRIKDREAAFQYRGRGNFGAVEIKSRDRGFGRFNNRREGLSYAGAVAGVVGASVSASAPLASSAQPSVLLRHVTSEEDRNRFANAMVGEILIAGSAHRIQTMMDVVGFHAIKMSVLGPNLCLLEETEQGALGILLEEGVSNWKCWFSAIRKWTPDVVDSERTIKIRVFGIPCFAWNNDFLMSLANSLGTFICLDSRTSEGSYFEFARITLKVKFDFASQQSVLIDIDGVPFTLLVLEELECHSFPSVSIASSNSNSESWSSDFVDLEEAWSDDSKGNREDNVKVSDSDPIEEFSSRHSLAGSNISCSASGQSDSVVKNSVLEPCSPLDSVQPELGRYDRALIAAKSKDLSLVSDGNALSGSVPLEREIAQSTAMSDAGFFQGRVCSVAGGGSLVGAGQDKVSTHKRLAVSCTGHVGNSFLLDNCGNREVNSVLKSKKIKLKRISELGSVKFLVATNKFRKIKRKGTLQQCSCSDLLAVSSGKTEMCYGDHAENSVISRNNKKQWELVEDERGGKLKESIIALGVVGREEANSKVVPTTVGGEEKTNRFL is encoded by the coding sequence ATGCGCGGCGGTTTACGGCAGCGTCCAGACGGATGGACGGTGGTCAGGCGGCATCAAGGTGGGCGAAAGATGTACCCCTGGGATTCGTTCCCACCATCTTTCAATCTGAAACGTGGTAGGGAGGAAAACGTTGTTTCTTTCTATTTCTCTGCTTTAACGGACAGGTACACGGCCAAGGAGTTTTTCGAGCTGTTTGGGTGCATAGGGGAGGTGGTAGAAGTGTCGATTTCACCAAGAAGAAACAAGTTCGGGAAAAAGTTTGGTTTCGCAAGATTCGTGGAGGTGGAAGACGCTAGGTTATTAGTAGTGAAGTTAGACAATGTCATCGtgaaggggaagaagatacaCGCCAACATCCCTAGGTTCGACAGAATTAAAGATAGAGAAGCGGCGTTTCAGTACAGGGGGAGGGGTAACTTTGGTGCGGTCGAGATTAAGAGTAGAGATCGAGGGTTTGGACGTTTCAACAATAGAAGGGAGGGGTTGTCTTACGCAGGGGCGGTGGCAGGAGTGGTGGGAGCTTCAGTTTCTGCTTCAGCTCCGTTAGCTTCTTCGGCTCAACCCTCAGTTTTGTTGAGACACGTAACGAGTGAGGAAGACAGGAACAGGTTCGCTAATGCTATGGTGGGTGAGATTCTGATCGCGGGTTCGGCGCATAGAATCCAAACCATGATGGATGTTGTTGGTTTTCACGCTATTAAGATGTCGGTGTTAGGGCCGAATCTTTGCTTGCTCGAGGAAACGGAACAAGGGGCTTTGGGGATTCTGTTAGAGGAAGGTGTATCAAACTGGAAGTGTTGGTTTTCTGCAATCAGGAAGTGGACTCCTGATGTTGTTGACTCGGAGAGGACAATTAAGATTAGGGTGTTCGGTATACCGTGTTTTGCGTGGAACAATGATTTTCTTATGTCGTTGGCGAATTCTTTGGGAACGTTTATCTGTTTGGACAGTAGGACGAGTGAAGGGAGTTATTTTGAGTTTGCTAGGATCACACTGAAAGTGAAATTTGATTTTGCTTCTCAACAATCAGTGTTGATAGATATTGACGGTGTCCCTTTTACTCTACTGGTTTTGGAAGAACTGGAGTGTCATTCTTTTCCCTCCGTCTCCATTGCttcttctaattctaattctGAATCTTGGTCGTCGGATTTCGTCGATTTGGAGGAGGCTTGGTCTGATGACTCAAAAGGCAACAGGGAGGATAATGTGAAGGTTTCTGATTCTGACCCTATAGAGGAATTTTCGTCTAGACATTCCTTGGCTGGCAGTAATATCAGTTGTTCTGCATCAGGGCAATCTGATTCGGTCGTTAAAAACTCTGTGTTAGAACCTTGCTCCCCTTTAGATAGTGTTCAGCCCGAACTGGGAAGATATGATAGGGCTCTGATTGCTGCGAAATCGAAGGATTTATCTTTGGTGTCTGATGGTAATGCTCTGTCTGGCTCTGTTCCGTTGGAACGGGagattgctcaatcaacagcGATGTCGGATGCTGGTTTTTTTCAGGGACGGGTTTGTTCAGTGGCTGGTGGAGGAAGTCTCGTGGGCGCTGGTCAGGACAAGGTGTCAACTCACAAGCGGTTAGCAGTGAGCTGCACAGGCCATGTTGGAAATTCTTTCTTATTGGACAATTGTGGTAACAGGGAGGTTAATTCAGTTTTGAAATCTAAAAAGATCAAATTGAAGAGAATTTCTGAGCTGGGTTCTGTCAAATTTTTGGTAGCTACAAATAAATTCAGGAAGATTAAAAGGAAAGGGACTCTGCAACAATGTTCTTGTTCTGATTTACTGGCAGTAAGTAGTGGTAAAACTGAAATGTGTTATGGGGATCATGCTGAAAATTCAGTTATTTCAAGGAACAACAAAAAACAATGGGAGTTAGTGGAAGATGAAAGGGGAGGTAAATTGAAGGAGTCAATTATTGCTTTGGGTGTTGTAGGTAGGGAGGAAGCTAATTCTAAAGTTGTCCCGACAACGGTTGGAGGGGAGGAGAAAACAAACCGGTTTTTATGA
- the LOC131619265 gene encoding uncharacterized protein LOC131619265, producing MHEFCALSFWSNTNIGFSFSNSLGLSGGLITLWKNEALEVIHSFKGEGYLGIKVIWKSFIYYIVNVYSSCILSKKKELWSKLLELKETFTDGEWIIGGDFNAVKHRGERKGRTLYDNNSGMRLFAEFVEKSDLIEIPCKGKKFSWYSGDGRSMSRIDRFLLSEVIVDRWKVIGQKIEDRDLSDHCPVWLVMDNRDWGPKPFRFNNEWFSFDSFIPFVEKSWNEIKVEGRGDFILKEKLRRLKDCLRWWNKNVFGKIDLMMEEDVREINLGDERLEQDSFDSYSDVVLDRKKASSRFWLNLRIKENMLAQKTKLRWLK from the coding sequence ATGCATGAGTTTTGTGCACTTAGTTTTTGGAGCAACACGAatattggtttctctttctctaACTCCCTCGGCTTATCGGGGGGGCTAATAACGCTTTGGAAAAACGAGGCATTGGAGGTTATTCACAGTTTCAAGGGGGAAGGATATCTCGGAATAAAAGTGATATGGAAGAGTTTTATTTACTACATTGTGAATGTTTATTCGTCGTGTATTTTATCTAAGAAGAAGGAGTTGTGGAGtaagttgttagagttgaaaGAGACTTTCACGGATGGCGAATGGATTATAGGAGGGGATTTCAACGCCGTCAAACATCGTGGCGAGAGGAAAGGGAGAACGTTATATGATAACAATAGTGGTATGAGGCTTTTCGCCGAGTTTGTGGAGAAGAGTGATTTGATAGAAATTCCTTGCAAAGGTAAGAAGTTCTCGTGGTATAGTGGAGATGGTAGGTCCATGAGTCGCATTGATAGATTTCTTCTTTCGGAAGTGATTGTTGATAGATGGAAGGTTATTGGCCAAAAAATTGAAGATAGAGATTTATCGGATCATTGCCCCGTTTGGCTCGTGATGGACAACCGTGATTGGGGGCCGAAGCCTTTTAGgttcaataatgaatggttctcttttgattcttttattcctTTTGTGGAAAAATCTTGGAATGAGATTAAAGTTGAAGGAAGAGGGGActtcattttgaaagaaaaactCCGACGCTTGAAAGATTGTTTGAGGTGGTGGAACAAGAATGTTTTCGGGAAGATAGATTTGATGATGGAGGAGGATGTGAGAGAGATTAATTTAGGGGATGAAAGGTTGGAACAAGATTCTTTTGATTCTTATTCCGATGTTGTTTTAGATAGGAAGAAGGCTTCTAGTAGGTTTTGGTTGAATTTGaggataaaagaaaatatgttagCTCAAAAAACCAAATTGAGGTGGTTGAAATAG
- the LOC131619266 gene encoding uncharacterized protein LOC131619266, protein MDFNLALLNKWRWRILKGDNNVWYDVLRARYGDISTTVFCGDSKAHSSLSKSLWWKDLINIGMATNRDPMANHCKFEIGNGFSIPFWEGRWTEGNILSHEYPDLYLLSCFKKVSVGAMGGWHNGVWGWGDFGIKSSFLTTDIRLSLNSLRSSLPLMAFDSDKGDKVGWLGTKGGEFSVASCYIFYASFRTPFGPCNKTEELVAKIWKLAVPFKIRIFGWRLFVNRLPTKDLLKIRGIPIPLNSLCCSFCEAELESRNHSFFNCKVVDLIWNDIAIWVGKPVGKEEDCLANFLDWYSFCKVNKVRESKWGLIWMATTWSIWLTRNDMCFRNDGWNVDNTVWNVKLLAWKWSFLGENSNSNYSFYEFVKDPLLFLS, encoded by the coding sequence ATGGACTTTAATCTTGCGCTTCTTAataaatggagatggagaattcttAAAGGTGATAATAATGTGTGGTACGACGTGCTAAGAGCCCGTTATGGAGACATTTCGACGACGGTATTTTGTGGGGATTCTAAGGCGCATTCATCTTTATCCAAATCTTTGTGGTGGAAGGACTTAATCAACATTGGCATGGCGACTAATAGAGATCCAATGGCGAATCATTGCAAATTCGAGATTGGCAACGGTTTTTCTATTCCTTTTTGGGAAGGTAGATGGACGGAAGGCAATATTCTAAGTCATGAGTATCCGGACCTTTATTTATTGTCTTGTTTCAAGAAGGTTTCGGTGGGAGCGATGGGAGGGTGGCACAATGGAGTATGGGGTTGGGGTGATTTTGGTATTAAATCTAGCTTTTTGACTACCGACATTCGTCTTTCTTTGAACTCCCTTCGTTCCTCTCTTCCGTTGATGGCTTTTGATTCGGATAAGGGAGACAAAGTTGGTTGGTTAGGGACTAAAGGAGGTGAGTTTTCGGTAGCTTCTTGTTACATTTTTTATGCTTCTTTTCGTACTCCGTTTGGTCCGTGTAATAAAACTGAAGAGTTGGTGGCCAAAATTTGGAAGTTGGCGGTTCCttttaaaataaggatttttGGGTGGAGACTTTTTGTTAATCGATTGCCGACTAAAGATCTTTTGAAGATTAGAGGTATTCCTATTCCTTTAAACTCTTTATGTTGCTCTTTTTGTGAGGCGGAATTAGAAAGTAGAAATCACTCCTTCTTTAATTGTAAAGTGGTGGATTTAATTTGGAACGATATTGCAATTTGGGTCGGTAAACCGGTTGGTAAGGAGGAGGATTGTTTAGCTAATTTTTTGGATTGGTATAGTTTTTGTAAAGTTAacaaagttagggaaagcaagtGGGGCCTTATTTGGATGGCAACCACGTGGTCGATTTGGTTAACTCGGAATGATATGTGTTTCCGGAATGacggttggaatgttgataatacgGTGTGGAATGTAAAGTTGCTCGCTTGGAAGTGGTCCTTTTTGGGAGAAAATTCTAATTCCAATTATAGTTTTTACGAATTTGTAAAGGATCCTCTTTTGTTCCTATCGTAG